A DNA window from Helianthus annuus cultivar XRQ/B chromosome 15, HanXRQr2.0-SUNRISE, whole genome shotgun sequence contains the following coding sequences:
- the LOC110909572 gene encoding protein SOB FIVE-LIKE 3-like: protein MEFSKYLGVADDECSSSESGWTMYIVSSMHDETTNHHQHDHVHVYDHDDNTHGGYYKMHHNEDSDDSMVSDASSAPSRQRGISKKRSGLRRESKHALNQKQEEKKLYDRRQRAVKEEHKTRIDAKTKKT from the coding sequence ATGGAGTTCTCCAAATACCTTGGAGTTGCTGATGATGAGTGTAGCAGTAGTGAATCAGGTTGGACCATGTACATTGTTTCTTCCATGCATGATGAAACAACCAATCATCATCAACATGATCATGTTCATGTTTATGATCATGATGACAACACTCATGGTGGTTATTATAAAATGCATCACAATGAAGATAGTGATGATTCCATGGTATCGGATGCATCTTCTGCTCCTAGTCGTCAGCGTGGAATCTCCAAAAAACGAAGCGGGTTGCGCCGCGAATCCAAACATGcattgaatcaaaagcaagagGAAAAAAAGTTGTATGATAGAAGGCAAAGAGCAGTAAAAGAAGAACACAAGACAAGAATTGATGCTAAGACAAAGAAGACTTAA